The Streptomyces nitrosporeus genome includes a window with the following:
- a CDS encoding ankyrin repeat domain-containing protein, with product MTNDLVGADRGLFEALYEGENAVVRALRAGASPDARDEDGTAVLYRAAVEDLPGTVRLLLAAGADPDGGGGPGRGDLPLCGAVCGGHTEVVEALLAAGAGPDLREDFDFTALRWAAGLGRARIAELLLAHGADPDLPGPQGESPLVVAARRGSPATVRALLRYGASDLRPALEEARRLLAVDVADELRRALIAAHGPGHRSTVRRSPVPGGVLVTVELLRDGVPFAGQDQETGHGAIATLLEEELGARASFEELAGRALRGGDQDLDDWREVVRVLRLRGDEETFQAASAWAASADPSRQMLGAQVLARLGFRGGAKPFAARAVPLLQVLARDAVHPAAAETAERALAAYGP from the coding sequence ATGACGAACGACCTTGTCGGAGCCGACCGCGGCCTGTTCGAGGCGCTGTACGAAGGTGAGAACGCCGTCGTGCGGGCGCTACGGGCCGGTGCGTCCCCGGACGCCCGTGACGAGGACGGCACGGCCGTGCTGTACCGGGCGGCCGTCGAGGATCTGCCGGGGACGGTGCGGCTGCTGCTCGCCGCGGGGGCCGACCCCGACGGGGGCGGCGGTCCGGGCCGGGGCGACCTGCCGCTGTGCGGGGCGGTGTGCGGTGGTCACACCGAGGTGGTGGAGGCGTTGCTGGCGGCCGGGGCCGGCCCGGATCTGCGGGAGGACTTCGATTTCACCGCGTTGCGCTGGGCGGCCGGGCTGGGGCGGGCGCGGATCGCCGAGCTGCTCCTGGCCCACGGTGCGGATCCGGATCTGCCCGGCCCGCAGGGTGAGTCCCCGCTGGTGGTCGCCGCGCGGCGCGGTTCCCCGGCGACGGTGCGGGCCCTGTTGCGGTACGGCGCCTCGGATCTGCGTCCCGCGCTGGAGGAGGCCCGGCGGTTGCTGGCGGTGGACGTGGCGGACGAGCTGCGCCGCGCCCTGATCGCCGCACACGGGCCCGGTCACCGGAGTACCGTACGCCGTTCCCCGGTGCCGGGCGGGGTGCTCGTCACGGTCGAACTGCTGCGGGACGGTGTGCCGTTCGCGGGTCAGGACCAGGAGACGGGGCACGGGGCGATCGCGACGCTGCTGGAGGAGGAGCTGGGGGCGCGGGCCTCGTTCGAGGAGCTGGCCGGGCGTGCCCTGCGGGGCGGGGACCAGGATCTGGACGACTGGCGGGAGGTGGTGCGGGTGCTGCGGCTGCGCGGTGACGAGGAGACGTTCCAGGCGGCGTCGGCGTGGGCGGCGAGCGCGGATCCGTCACGGCAGATGCTGGGCGCGCAGGTGCTGGCGCGGCTCGGTTTCCGTGGGGGTGCGAAGCCGTTCGCGGCCCGTGCGGTGCCGTTGCTCCAGGTCCTGGCCCGCGACGCCGTCCATCCGGCCGCGGCCGAGACGGCGGAGCGGGCACTGGCCGCGTACGGGCCGTAG
- a CDS encoding chorismate mutase — MTMNEIDEPVRAELNRLRESIDNIDAAVVHMLAERFKATQQVGHLKAEHHLPPADPAREARQITRLRQLAESARLDPAFAEKLLNFIVAEVIRHHERIAEQTGNGTPGTQA; from the coding sequence ATGACCATGAACGAGATCGACGAGCCGGTACGCGCGGAACTGAACCGCCTGCGCGAAAGCATCGACAACATCGACGCCGCGGTCGTCCACATGCTCGCCGAGCGCTTCAAGGCGACCCAGCAGGTCGGCCACCTCAAAGCCGAACACCACCTGCCGCCCGCCGACCCCGCACGCGAAGCACGCCAGATCACCCGGCTCCGCCAGCTCGCGGAGAGCGCCAGACTCGACCCGGCGTTCGCGGAGAAACTGCTGAACTTCATCGTCGCCGAGGTCATCCGCCACCACGAGCGCATCGCCGAACAGACAGGCAACGGAACCCCCGGCACACAGGCCTGA
- the pepN gene encoding aminopeptidase N, with protein sequence MSVLTRDEAQTRAHLIDVHRYTVDLDLTTGENTFGSRTTIRFTARTPGDTFVELKPETLHTLTLDGQPLDPHHLDGNRYPLHGLTAGPHELTADTTMRYSRTGEGMHRFTDPADGETYLYTQLFLDDVQRVFAAFDQPDLKAAFDITVTAPPAWTVLGNGTATRTAEGHWTLTTTPPISTYLVAVAAGPWHSVTTHHAGIPFGIHCRRSLAPHLDTDADEILTLTRACYDRYHEKFDEPYPFDSYDQAFVPEFNAGAMENPGLVTFRDEFVFRSAVTDTERQTRAMVISHEMAHMWFGDLVTLTWWDDIWLNESFAEYMGYQTLTEATRFTGTWTEFGVSRKGWGYDADQRPSTHPVAPHPDAVPDTASALLNFDGISYSKGASALRQLVTWLGEKDFLAGINTHFARHKFANATLADFIDNLATATDRDVHTWATDWLRTTGPDTLTAQTDTTRNTWTLTVHHTGTRPHRIAVGAYDHTLDTHTGTTRLAPREHFELDIPQHTPTTRPGPRPALVVPNDHDLTYAKIRLDPTSWNTALTHLSAIPDALTRAVIWNTARDMVRDGELHPTTYLTAARTHLPHETDLALLQGVLTFAHTHITDRYLTPTERPTALTTLTALCRDLLRRTEGLTPNDWEHTTPHTTDPGLRLTAVRHFIDAATQPDTIQDWLHDGTVPGGPHLDPELRWRILTRLAVLGATDTTTIDHHLAADPSATGQEGAARCRAALPTPEAKATAWNALFHDDTLSNYLFTATAQGFWQPEQSDLLHDYVHRYYTDAPALATRRGPAIAEAAGRHAFPAHAIDTDHLTTGTTALDDPRLTPALHRKLTDQLDDLRRALAVRRATTTP encoded by the coding sequence ATGTCCGTACTGACGCGCGACGAAGCGCAGACCCGTGCCCACCTCATCGACGTACACCGGTACACCGTCGACCTCGACCTCACCACCGGCGAGAACACCTTCGGCTCCCGTACCACCATCCGGTTCACCGCCAGAACCCCCGGTGACACCTTCGTCGAACTCAAGCCGGAGACCCTGCACACCCTCACGCTCGACGGACAGCCCCTCGACCCCCACCACCTCGACGGCAACCGCTACCCCCTCCACGGCCTCACCGCCGGCCCCCACGAACTCACCGCCGACACGACGATGCGCTACTCACGCACCGGCGAGGGCATGCACCGCTTCACCGACCCCGCCGACGGCGAGACCTACCTCTACACCCAGCTCTTCCTCGACGACGTCCAACGCGTCTTCGCCGCCTTCGACCAACCCGACCTCAAAGCCGCCTTCGACATCACCGTCACCGCACCCCCCGCCTGGACCGTCCTCGGCAACGGCACCGCCACCCGGACCGCCGAAGGCCACTGGACCCTCACCACCACCCCACCCATCTCCACCTACCTCGTCGCCGTCGCCGCCGGACCCTGGCACTCCGTCACCACCCACCACGCCGGCATCCCCTTCGGCATCCACTGCCGCCGCTCCCTCGCCCCCCACCTCGACACCGACGCCGACGAGATCCTCACCCTCACCCGCGCCTGCTACGACCGCTACCACGAGAAATTCGACGAGCCCTACCCCTTCGACTCCTACGACCAGGCCTTCGTCCCCGAATTCAACGCCGGCGCCATGGAGAACCCCGGACTCGTCACCTTCCGCGACGAATTCGTCTTCCGCTCCGCCGTCACCGACACCGAACGCCAGACCCGCGCCATGGTCATCTCCCACGAGATGGCCCATATGTGGTTCGGCGACCTCGTCACCCTCACCTGGTGGGACGACATCTGGCTCAACGAGTCCTTCGCCGAGTACATGGGCTACCAGACCCTCACCGAAGCCACCCGCTTCACCGGCACCTGGACCGAATTCGGTGTCTCACGCAAAGGCTGGGGCTACGACGCCGACCAACGCCCCTCCACCCACCCCGTAGCACCCCACCCCGACGCCGTACCCGACACCGCCTCCGCCCTCCTCAACTTCGACGGCATCTCCTACTCCAAGGGCGCCTCCGCCCTCCGCCAACTCGTCACCTGGCTCGGCGAGAAGGACTTCCTCGCAGGCATCAACACCCACTTCGCCCGCCACAAATTCGCCAACGCCACCCTCGCCGACTTCATCGACAACCTCGCCACCGCCACCGACCGCGACGTCCACACCTGGGCCACCGACTGGCTCCGCACCACCGGCCCCGACACCCTCACCGCACAGACCGACACCACCCGGAACACCTGGACCCTCACCGTCCACCACACCGGAACCCGCCCCCACCGCATCGCCGTCGGCGCCTACGACCACACCCTCGACACCCACACCGGAACCACCCGCCTCGCCCCCCGCGAACACTTCGAACTCGACATCCCCCAACACACCCCCACCACCCGCCCCGGCCCCCGCCCCGCCCTCGTCGTACCCAACGACCACGACCTCACCTACGCCAAGATCCGCCTCGACCCCACCTCCTGGAACACCGCCCTCACCCACCTCTCCGCCATCCCCGACGCCCTCACCCGCGCCGTCATCTGGAACACCGCCCGCGACATGGTCCGCGACGGCGAACTCCACCCCACCACCTACCTCACCGCCGCCCGCACCCACCTCCCCCACGAAACCGACCTCGCCCTCCTCCAAGGCGTCCTCACCTTCGCCCACACCCACATCACCGACCGCTACCTCACCCCCACCGAACGCCCCACCGCACTCACCACCCTCACCGCCCTCTGCCGCGACCTCCTCCGCCGCACCGAAGGCCTCACCCCCAACGACTGGGAACACACCACCCCCCACACCACCGACCCCGGCCTCCGCCTCACCGCCGTACGCCACTTCATCGACGCCGCCACCCAACCCGACACCATCCAGGACTGGCTCCACGACGGAACCGTCCCCGGCGGACCACACCTCGACCCCGAACTCCGCTGGCGCATCCTCACCCGCCTCGCCGTCCTCGGCGCCACCGACACCACCACCATCGACCACCACCTCGCCGCCGACCCCAGCGCCACCGGCCAGGAAGGCGCCGCCCGCTGCCGCGCCGCCCTCCCCACCCCCGAAGCCAAAGCCACCGCCTGGAACGCCCTCTTCCACGACGACACCCTGTCCAACTACCTCTTCACCGCCACCGCCCAAGGCTTTTGGCAACCCGAACAGAGCGACCTCCTCCACGACTACGTCCACCGCTACTACACCGACGCACCCGCCCTCGCCACCCGCCGGGGCCCCGCCATCGCCGAAGCCGCCGGCCGCCACGCCTTCCCCGCCCACGCCATCGACACCGACCACCTCACCACCGGCACCACAGCCCTCGACGACCCCCGGCTCACCCCCGCCCTCCACCGCAAACTCACCGACCAACTCGACGACCTGCGCCGCGCCCTCGCCGTACGCCGAGCCACCACCACCCCCTGA
- a CDS encoding pyridoxal phosphate-dependent decarboxylase family protein, which translates to MPTPPLAGGTAGPTHLRPLLDTVLTALHDGATRRNGPLPAGGPDTVTHHTRTTTGPVLPDHGTGPHHALRTLVTALTEGAADPAHPHCAAHLHTPPLALAAAADLAASALNPSMDSWDQAPAASALEADLTRTLATEIYPHTPHPDAVITTGGTEANQLALLLARERHGPLQTICAANAHHSITRATWLLGLPRPVVIPAPRGVMDPTALHDALTTLTGPLLVTATAGTTDTGRIDPLDHIADLTTTHGADLHIDAAYGGPLLLSPTHRHLLTGLHRAHTVTLDLHKLGWQPASAGILAVPDHHHLTPLHHHAPYLNADDDTEAGLPDLLGRSLRTTRRPDALKIAVTLQALGRDGLADLIDRTLTTAHHLADLIDQHPHLQLYARPTISTVLFRPTGTDDTHVATIRRTLLDQGHAVLGRAHADGRLWLKATLLNPHTTPEDHHRLLTLVTHTATRTRTTPAPAPRPAAPPAPRTPAPHTTTEGSNPR; encoded by the coding sequence ATGCCCACCCCACCCCTCGCGGGCGGCACCGCAGGCCCCACCCACCTGCGCCCCCTCCTCGACACCGTCCTCACCGCCCTCCACGACGGCGCCACCCGCCGCAACGGCCCCCTCCCCGCCGGCGGACCCGACACCGTCACCCACCACACCCGCACCACCACCGGACCCGTCCTCCCCGACCACGGAACCGGCCCCCACCACGCCCTGCGCACCCTCGTCACCGCCCTCACCGAAGGCGCCGCCGACCCCGCCCACCCCCACTGCGCGGCCCACCTCCACACCCCACCCCTCGCACTCGCCGCCGCAGCCGACCTCGCCGCCTCAGCCCTCAACCCCTCCATGGACTCCTGGGACCAAGCACCCGCCGCCTCCGCCCTCGAAGCCGACCTCACCCGCACACTCGCCACCGAGATCTACCCCCACACCCCCCACCCCGACGCCGTCATCACCACCGGCGGCACCGAAGCCAACCAACTCGCCCTCCTCCTCGCCCGCGAACGCCACGGCCCCCTCCAGACCATCTGCGCCGCCAACGCCCACCACAGCATCACCCGCGCCACCTGGCTCCTCGGCCTGCCCCGCCCCGTCGTCATCCCCGCCCCCCGCGGCGTCATGGACCCCACCGCCCTCCACGACGCCCTCACCACCCTCACCGGCCCCCTCCTCGTCACCGCCACCGCCGGCACCACCGACACCGGCCGCATCGACCCCCTCGACCACATCGCCGACCTCACCACCACCCACGGCGCCGACCTCCACATCGACGCCGCCTACGGCGGCCCCCTCCTCCTCAGCCCCACCCACCGCCACCTCCTCACCGGCCTCCACCGCGCCCACACCGTCACCCTCGACCTGCACAAACTCGGCTGGCAACCCGCCTCCGCCGGCATCCTCGCCGTCCCCGACCACCACCACCTCACCCCCCTCCACCACCACGCCCCCTACCTCAACGCCGACGACGACACCGAAGCCGGCCTCCCCGACCTCCTCGGCCGCTCCCTGCGCACCACCCGACGCCCCGACGCCCTCAAGATCGCCGTCACCCTCCAAGCACTCGGCCGCGACGGCCTCGCCGACCTCATCGACCGCACCCTCACCACCGCACACCACCTCGCCGACCTCATCGACCAGCACCCCCACCTCCAGCTCTACGCCCGCCCCACCATCAGCACCGTCCTCTTCCGCCCCACCGGCACCGACGACACCCACGTCGCCACCATCCGCCGCACCCTCCTCGACCAAGGCCACGCCGTACTCGGCCGCGCCCACGCCGACGGCCGCCTCTGGCTCAAAGCCACCCTCCTCAACCCCCACACCACCCCCGAGGACCACCACCGCCTCCTCACCCTCGTCACCCACACAGCCACCCGCACCCGCACCACCCCGGCCCCCGCACCCCGCCCGGCCGCACCCCCCGCCCCCAGGACCCCCGCACCCCACACCACCACGGAAGGCAGCAACCCCCGATGA
- a CDS encoding lysine N(6)-hydroxylase/L-ornithine N(5)-oxygenase family protein, whose product MTEPATHKNTHRIHDLTGIGLGPFNLSLAALAHHTPGPPLTTAFYEQRPAFHWHPGLLIDGATLQVPFLADLTTLADPTSPWTFLNYLRTHDRLYPFYFAEQFHIHRAEYDAYCRWVSEQLPTTHFNHHVDAIHWNPDHSHFDVDWTRTHPDNTTRTTGRTHTRNIALGIGTAPFVPEPLRPLTDTPHLPVIHSADYLDHREQLLRAGHITVIGSGQSGAEIFLDLLRARPHGTERIHWLARTQAFAPMEYSKLGLEHFTPDYTRYFHALPEDVRDTLVPQQWQLHKGIDTDTIAAIHDELYRRTLHGGWPDATLTPGVTVRTAGRLTGNRIELHLEHTQQNTRTTLTTDAVVLATGYRERPLGTLLTHITPHLRRDDHGRPRIDTHFRLDLDPAITGNIYVQNAERHTHGVGAPDLGLAAWRSATILNNLTGTNPYPLPQRTAFTTFGLTPHPTPRIPGQHRPRTPLTHHH is encoded by the coding sequence ATGACCGAGCCGGCCACCCACAAGAACACCCACCGGATCCACGACCTCACCGGTATCGGCCTCGGCCCCTTCAACCTCTCCCTCGCCGCCCTCGCCCACCACACCCCCGGCCCACCCCTCACCACCGCCTTCTACGAACAACGCCCCGCCTTCCACTGGCACCCCGGCCTCCTCATCGACGGCGCCACCCTCCAGGTCCCCTTCCTCGCCGACCTCACCACCCTCGCCGACCCCACCAGCCCCTGGACCTTCCTCAACTACCTCCGCACCCACGACCGCCTCTACCCCTTCTACTTCGCCGAGCAGTTCCACATCCACCGCGCCGAATACGACGCCTACTGCCGCTGGGTCAGCGAACAACTCCCCACCACCCACTTCAACCACCACGTCGACGCCATCCACTGGAACCCCGACCACTCCCACTTCGACGTCGACTGGACCCGAACCCACCCCGACAACACCACCCGCACCACCGGCCGCACCCACACCCGCAACATCGCCCTCGGCATCGGCACCGCCCCCTTCGTCCCCGAACCCCTCCGCCCCCTCACCGACACCCCCCACCTCCCCGTCATCCACTCCGCCGACTACCTCGACCACCGCGAACAACTCCTGAGAGCCGGCCACATCACCGTCATCGGCTCCGGCCAGTCAGGCGCCGAGATCTTCCTCGACCTCCTCCGCGCCCGCCCCCACGGCACCGAACGCATCCACTGGCTCGCCCGCACCCAGGCCTTCGCCCCCATGGAGTACTCAAAACTCGGCCTCGAACACTTCACCCCCGACTACACCCGCTACTTCCACGCACTCCCCGAAGACGTACGCGACACCCTCGTCCCCCAGCAGTGGCAACTCCACAAAGGCATCGACACCGACACCATCGCCGCCATCCACGACGAGCTCTACCGCCGCACCCTCCACGGAGGCTGGCCCGACGCCACCCTCACCCCCGGCGTCACCGTCCGCACCGCCGGCCGCCTCACCGGCAACCGCATCGAACTCCACCTCGAACACACCCAGCAGAACACCCGCACCACCCTCACCACCGACGCCGTCGTCCTCGCCACCGGCTACCGCGAACGCCCCCTCGGCACCCTCCTCACCCACATCACCCCCCACCTCCGCCGCGACGACCACGGCCGCCCCCGCATCGACACCCACTTCCGCCTCGACCTCGACCCCGCCATCACCGGCAACATCTACGTACAGAACGCCGAACGCCACACCCACGGCGTAGGCGCACCCGACCTCGGCCTCGCCGCCTGGCGCAGCGCCACCATCCTCAACAACCTCACCGGCACCAACCCCTACCCCCTCCCGCAGCGCACCGCCTTCACCACCTTCGGCCTCACCCCCCACCCCACCCCCCGCATCCCCGGCCAGCACCGGCCCCGCACCCCCCTCACCCACCACCACTGA
- a CDS encoding bifunctional metallophosphatase/5'-nucleotidase, producing the protein MALNRRAFLGGSAVAGAGAALAGGVVAGPAAAAGGEGVGQGRGRPARRYSFTVMGTTDLHGNVFNWDYFTDAEFDDKAHNDVGLAKISTLVDRVREERGRRNTLLIDAGDTIQGTQLSYYYAKVDPITARSGPVHPMASAMNRIGYDAAALGNHEFNYGIPLLRKFEEQCDFPLLGANALDAKSLRPAFTPYVIKRLRTPHGRDVRVAVLGLTNPGIAIWDKANVGGRMVFPGLEEQAAKWVPKLRSMGADVVVVSAHSGSSGTSSYGDQVPYVENAAGLMAEQVPGIDAILVGHAHAEIPEYFVTNKETGQRVVLSEPLKWGQRLTLFDFDVVWEKGRWVVEKVGAQVLNSNTVEEDARITSLLGDEHAKVVAYVNQVIGTSVAAMSTADAPWKDEPVIDLINLVQVETVRAALAGGAYAGLPVLSQAACFSRTAGIPAGEVTIRDAAGLYPFENTLEARLLTGAQVKDYLEYSARYYVRTAAGVPVDTSALTNAEGIPDYNYDVVSGVSYDIDIAQPVGSRIVGLSFEGAPVDPAARFVFAVNNYRASGGGNFPHVPGAEQVWADSEEIRNTIIGWVREKGTVDPAEFASVGWRLTRDGVPVF; encoded by the coding sequence ATGGCGTTGAACCGTAGGGCGTTCCTGGGTGGTTCGGCTGTTGCCGGTGCTGGTGCGGCGCTGGCGGGCGGGGTGGTGGCGGGGCCTGCTGCCGCGGCCGGGGGCGAGGGGGTCGGGCAGGGGCGCGGCCGTCCGGCGAGGCGGTACTCGTTCACGGTGATGGGGACGACGGATCTCCATGGGAACGTGTTCAACTGGGATTACTTCACCGATGCGGAGTTCGACGACAAGGCGCACAACGATGTGGGTCTGGCGAAGATCTCGACGTTGGTGGATCGGGTGCGTGAGGAGCGGGGCCGGCGGAATACGCTGCTGATCGATGCGGGTGACACGATCCAGGGCACTCAGCTTTCGTACTACTACGCGAAGGTCGATCCGATCACGGCGAGGAGTGGGCCGGTGCATCCGATGGCGTCGGCGATGAACAGGATCGGTTATGACGCGGCGGCGCTCGGAAACCATGAGTTCAATTACGGGATTCCGTTGCTGCGGAAGTTCGAGGAGCAGTGTGATTTCCCGTTGCTGGGGGCGAACGCGCTGGATGCGAAGTCGTTGCGGCCGGCGTTCACTCCGTATGTGATCAAGCGTTTGCGTACGCCGCACGGTCGTGATGTGCGGGTGGCGGTTCTGGGGTTGACGAATCCTGGTATCGCGATCTGGGACAAGGCGAACGTGGGCGGGAGGATGGTGTTCCCGGGTCTTGAGGAGCAGGCGGCGAAGTGGGTTCCGAAGTTGCGTTCGATGGGTGCGGATGTGGTGGTCGTTTCGGCGCATTCGGGTTCGTCGGGTACGTCGTCGTACGGGGATCAGGTGCCGTATGTGGAGAATGCGGCGGGTCTGATGGCGGAGCAGGTTCCGGGGATCGACGCGATTCTGGTGGGGCACGCGCATGCGGAGATCCCTGAGTATTTTGTGACGAACAAGGAGACGGGGCAGCGGGTTGTTCTGTCGGAGCCGTTGAAGTGGGGGCAGCGGTTGACGTTGTTCGATTTCGATGTGGTGTGGGAGAAGGGGCGTTGGGTGGTCGAGAAGGTGGGGGCCCAGGTGCTGAATTCGAACACGGTGGAGGAGGATGCGCGGATCACGTCGTTGCTCGGGGATGAGCATGCGAAGGTGGTGGCGTATGTGAATCAGGTGATCGGTACGTCGGTGGCGGCGATGTCGACGGCGGATGCGCCGTGGAAGGACGAGCCGGTCATCGATCTGATCAATCTGGTGCAGGTGGAGACGGTGCGGGCGGCGTTGGCGGGTGGGGCGTACGCGGGGTTGCCGGTGTTGTCGCAGGCTGCGTGTTTCTCGCGTACGGCGGGGATTCCGGCGGGTGAGGTGACGATCAGGGATGCGGCGGGGTTGTATCCGTTCGAGAACACCTTGGAGGCGCGGCTGTTGACGGGTGCTCAGGTGAAGGATTATCTGGAGTATTCGGCGCGGTATTACGTGCGGACGGCTGCGGGGGTGCCGGTGGACACGTCGGCGCTGACGAATGCTGAGGGTATTCCGGATTACAACTACGACGTGGTGTCGGGTGTGTCGTACGACATCGATATCGCGCAGCCGGTGGGTTCGCGGATCGTGGGGTTGTCGTTCGAGGGGGCGCCGGTGGATCCGGCGGCGCGGTTCGTGTTCGCGGTGAACAATTACCGGGCGAGTGGCGGGGGTAATTTTCCGCATGTGCCGGGTGCGGAGCAGGTGTGGGCGGATTCGGAGGAGATCCGGAACACGATCATCGGGTGGGTGCGGGAGAAGGGGACGGTGGATCCTGCTGAGTTCGCTTCGGTGGGGTGGCGTCTGACGCGGGATGGTGTGCCGGTTTTCTGA
- the pyk gene encoding pyruvate kinase: MRRAKIVCTLGPATDTYDQIKALVEAGMNIARLNLSHGTYTEHEQRYHHVRKASEETGRSVGILADLQGPKIRLGRFTEGPVLLERGDDFTITVEPVEGDRHTCGTTYPGLATDVTPGERILIDDGRVTLEVTHVDGPRVHTTVIEGGMVSDHKGLNLPGVAVSVPALSDKDIDDLRWALRTGADIIALSFVRTGRDIDDVHRIMDEENRRLPVIAKVEKPQAVDNIDDIVAAFDGIMVARGDLGVEMPLEQVPIVQKRAIKLAKRNAKPVIVATQMLDSMIDNSRPTRAEASDVANAVIDGTDAVMLSGETSVGTYPVETVATMARIVEAAEEDILAKGLPPLTERNKPRTQGGSVARAAAEIGDFLGAKYLVAFTQTGDTVQRLSRYRSPIPLLAFTPDEATRARLNLTWGVETFLGPHVDSTDAMVAQVDEELLRIGRCEKGDVVVITAGSPPGVAGTTNLVRVHHIGEDDSPA, translated from the coding sequence ATGCGCCGAGCAAAAATCGTTTGTACCCTGGGCCCCGCAACCGACACATACGACCAGATCAAGGCACTGGTCGAAGCCGGAATGAACATCGCCCGCCTCAACCTCAGCCACGGCACCTACACCGAACACGAACAGCGCTACCACCACGTACGCAAAGCCTCCGAAGAAACCGGCCGCAGCGTCGGAATCCTCGCCGACCTCCAAGGCCCGAAGATCCGACTCGGCCGCTTCACCGAAGGCCCCGTACTCCTCGAACGCGGCGACGACTTCACCATCACCGTCGAACCCGTCGAAGGTGACCGCCACACCTGCGGAACCACCTACCCAGGACTCGCCACCGACGTCACCCCCGGCGAACGCATCCTCATCGACGACGGCCGCGTCACCCTCGAAGTCACCCACGTCGACGGACCCCGCGTCCACACCACCGTCATCGAAGGCGGCATGGTCTCCGACCACAAGGGACTCAACCTCCCCGGCGTCGCGGTCTCCGTACCCGCCCTCTCCGACAAGGACATCGACGACCTCCGCTGGGCCCTGCGCACCGGCGCCGACATCATCGCCCTGTCCTTCGTACGCACCGGACGCGACATCGACGACGTCCACCGCATCATGGACGAGGAGAACCGCCGCCTCCCCGTCATCGCCAAAGTCGAAAAACCCCAAGCCGTCGACAACATCGACGACATCGTCGCCGCCTTCGACGGCATCATGGTCGCCCGCGGAGACCTCGGCGTCGAAATGCCCCTCGAACAAGTCCCCATCGTCCAGAAGCGCGCCATCAAACTCGCCAAACGCAACGCCAAACCGGTCATCGTCGCCACCCAGATGCTCGACTCGATGATCGACAACTCCCGCCCCACCCGCGCAGAAGCCTCCGACGTCGCCAACGCCGTCATCGACGGCACCGACGCCGTCATGCTCTCCGGCGAAACCAGCGTCGGCACCTACCCCGTCGAAACCGTCGCCACCATGGCCCGCATCGTCGAAGCCGCCGAGGAAGACATCCTCGCCAAGGGCCTCCCGCCCCTCACCGAACGCAACAAACCCCGCACCCAGGGCGGATCCGTCGCCCGCGCCGCCGCCGAGATCGGCGACTTCCTCGGCGCCAAGTACCTCGTCGCCTTCACCCAGACCGGCGACACCGTCCAACGCCTCTCCCGCTACCGCTCACCCATCCCCCTCCTCGCCTTCACCCCCGACGAAGCCACCCGCGCCCGGCTGAACCTCACCTGGGGCGTGGAAACATTCCTCGGACCGCACGTGGACTCCACAGACGCGATGGTGGCCCAGGTGGACGAGGAACTGCTGCGCATCGGGCGGTGCGAGAAGGGCGACGTGGTGGTCATCACGGCCGGCTCCCCGCCGGGCGTCGCCGGCACGACGAACCTGGTGCGGGTGCACCACATCGGCGAGGACGACAGCCCGGCGTGA
- a CDS encoding helix-turn-helix domain-containing protein: MEQHNPSIRDEALALLRSGVTNRAAAELLNVPRGTIGWWLHEDRKQHGVQYVRPTDCPLCTGRTFDRVAYAYLLGLYLGDGHIVSKPRQHHLSVFCDKAWPGVIDEAEAAMRQVMPMPRIGRRHRDGCIEVKSFTSHWTCLFPQHGPGKKHERPIVLAPWQQDIVDAHPWEFIRGLIHSDGCRSINWTTRLIGGERKRYEYPRYWFTNVSDDIRRLYTDTLDKLGIEWTHCTRAGKEYNISVARRASVALMDAHVGPKY, from the coding sequence ATGGAACAGCACAATCCGTCGATACGTGACGAAGCGCTCGCCCTTTTGCGCAGCGGGGTCACCAACCGGGCAGCCGCAGAACTCCTCAACGTGCCTCGTGGAACGATCGGCTGGTGGCTACACGAGGACCGCAAACAACATGGAGTGCAGTACGTACGCCCTACCGATTGCCCCCTCTGCACAGGCCGCACCTTCGACCGGGTGGCTTACGCCTATCTACTGGGCCTGTACCTCGGCGACGGCCACATCGTCTCCAAGCCCAGGCAACATCACCTGTCGGTCTTCTGCGACAAGGCGTGGCCCGGAGTGATCGACGAAGCCGAGGCGGCCATGAGGCAGGTGATGCCCATGCCCCGCATCGGCCGACGTCATCGGGACGGCTGCATCGAGGTCAAGTCCTTCACAAGCCACTGGACTTGCCTTTTCCCTCAACATGGTCCGGGCAAGAAGCACGAACGTCCGATTGTGCTCGCCCCCTGGCAGCAGGACATCGTGGACGCCCACCCGTGGGAGTTCATCCGCGGCCTGATCCACTCCGACGGCTGCAGAAGCATCAACTGGACCACACGCCTCATCGGAGGTGAGCGCAAGCGCTACGAGTACCCGCGCTACTGGTTCACCAACGTCTCGGACGACATCCGCCGCCTGTACACCGACACCCTCGACAAGCTCGGCATCGAGTGGACCCACTGCACCCGTGCGGGCAAGGAGTACAACATCTCCGTAGCCCGACGGGCGTCCGTCGCCCTCATGGACGCTCACGTCGGGCCGAAGTACTGA